One Leclercia pneumoniae genomic region harbors:
- the fliN gene encoding flagellar motor switch protein FliN produces the protein MSDMNNPSDENSGDMDDLWAEALSEQKAPASKSAADAVFQQLGGGDVSGTLQDIDLIMDIPVKLTVELGRTRMTIKELLRLTQGSVVALEGLAGEPLDILINGYLIAQGEVVVVADKYGVRITDIITPSERMRRLSR, from the coding sequence ATGAGTGATATGAACAATCCGTCCGATGAAAACAGCGGAGATATGGACGATCTGTGGGCTGAGGCGTTAAGCGAACAAAAAGCACCGGCCAGCAAAAGCGCGGCGGATGCGGTATTCCAGCAACTGGGCGGCGGCGATGTTAGCGGCACCCTGCAGGATATCGATCTGATTATGGATATCCCGGTCAAGCTGACCGTTGAGCTGGGTCGTACCCGCATGACCATCAAAGAGCTGCTGCGTCTGACGCAGGGTTCCGTCGTGGCGCTGGAAGGCCTTGCCGGTGAGCCGCTGGATATTCTGATCAACGGTTACCTGATAGCCCAGGGTGAAGTGGTGGTGGTTGCCGATAAATATGGCGTGCGTATCACCGACATCATTACCCCGTCTGAACGTATGCGTCGTTTGAGCCGTTAA
- the fliO gene encoding flagellar biosynthetic protein FliO has protein sequence MTTQATVSQPSAVPSSPLLQVSGALLGIIAFILVVAWLAKRVGLAGKNAGARGLKLSASTSLGPRERVVIVEVEDARLVLGVTASNIQVLHKLPPAPVSTDAAAEVPADFQSVMKSLLKRSGRS, from the coding sequence ATGACGACCCAGGCCACCGTATCACAGCCCTCTGCAGTTCCAAGCTCGCCGCTGTTGCAGGTGAGCGGCGCACTGCTGGGGATTATCGCGTTTATCCTCGTGGTGGCCTGGCTGGCAAAACGCGTGGGTCTGGCCGGTAAAAACGCCGGTGCACGTGGCCTGAAGCTCAGCGCCAGTACCTCGCTGGGTCCGCGCGAACGCGTGGTGATTGTTGAGGTTGAAGATGCCCGGCTGGTGCTGGGCGTTACAGCGTCAAACATCCAGGTTCTGCACAAATTGCCGCCTGCGCCCGTTTCCACCGACGCAGCCGCAGAAGTTCCGGCGGATTTCCAGTCCGTTATGAAGAGTTTGCTTAAGCGTTCCGGGAGATCCTGA
- the fliP gene encoding flagellar type III secretion system pore protein FliP (The bacterial flagellar biogenesis protein FliP forms a type III secretion system (T3SS)-type pore required for flagellar assembly.): MRRLLSLTLAGLALFAPSVYAQLPGLISTPMAGGGQSWSLPVQTLVFITSLTFIPAILLMMTSFTRIIIVFGLLRNALGTPSAPPNQVLLGLALFLTFFIMSPVIDKIYTDAYQPFSEEKISMQEALDKGAQPLREFMLRQTREADLALFARLANAGPIQGPEAVPMRILLPAYVTSELKTAFQIGFTIFIPFLIIDLVIASVLMALGMMMVPPATIALPFKLMLFVLVDGWQLLVGSLAQSFYS; this comes from the coding sequence ATGCGCCGTTTGTTATCCCTTACGCTTGCAGGCCTTGCGCTGTTTGCTCCTTCCGTATATGCCCAGTTGCCCGGTCTGATCTCCACCCCGATGGCAGGCGGCGGCCAGAGCTGGTCGCTACCGGTACAGACGCTGGTTTTCATCACCTCGCTGACCTTTATTCCGGCTATTTTGCTGATGATGACCAGCTTCACTCGCATCATCATCGTTTTTGGTTTACTGCGTAACGCCCTCGGCACCCCGTCGGCACCACCCAACCAGGTGCTGCTGGGGCTGGCGCTTTTCCTGACCTTTTTCATTATGTCGCCGGTCATCGACAAGATTTATACCGATGCGTATCAGCCCTTCAGCGAAGAGAAAATCTCCATGCAGGAAGCGCTGGATAAAGGCGCCCAGCCACTGCGTGAGTTTATGCTGCGTCAGACCCGTGAAGCGGATCTGGCTCTTTTTGCGCGTCTGGCTAACGCCGGCCCAATACAGGGACCAGAAGCCGTCCCTATGCGCATCCTGTTGCCAGCCTACGTGACCAGTGAGCTGAAAACGGCTTTCCAGATTGGCTTTACCATTTTTATTCCGTTCCTGATTATCGACCTGGTGATCGCCAGCGTACTGATGGCACTGGGTATGATGATGGTGCCTCCGGCGACCATTGCCCTGCCCTTTAAGCTGATGCTGTTCGTCCTGGTGGATGGCTGGCAGCTGCTGGTGGGCTCGCTGGCACAGAGTTTCTACAGTTAA
- the fliQ gene encoding flagellar biosynthesis protein FliQ, whose protein sequence is MTPESVMMMGTEAMKIALAVAAPLLLVALVTGLIISILQAATQINEMTLSFIPKIIAVFVAMIIAGPWMLNLLLDYMRNLFSNIPYIIG, encoded by the coding sequence ATGACACCCGAATCGGTAATGATGATGGGCACGGAGGCGATGAAGATTGCGCTTGCCGTTGCCGCCCCGCTGCTGCTGGTGGCGCTGGTAACAGGTCTGATAATCAGTATCCTGCAGGCCGCTACCCAGATAAACGAAATGACCCTCTCCTTCATCCCGAAAATTATCGCTGTCTTCGTGGCGATGATTATCGCGGGTCCGTGGATGCTAAACCTGCTGCTCGATTACATGCGTAATCTCTTCAGCAATATTCCGTACATCATCGGCTAG
- the fliR gene encoding flagellar biosynthetic protein FliR translates to MLHFTSDQWIHWLSLYFWPLLRVLALISTAPILSERYIPKRVKIGLGFMITLIIAPSLPPVEVPIFSAGALWLALQQILIGVAIGFTMQFAFAAVRTAGEVIGLQMGLSFATFFDPGSHLNMPVLARIIDMLAMLLFLTFDGHLWLISMLVDTFHTLPIGGNPVNSNAFMALTRAAGMIFLNGLMLALPIITLLLTLNLALGLLNRMAPQLSVFVIGFPLTLTIGILLISLLMPFIAPFCEHLFGEIFNLLADIVSEMPANTNP, encoded by the coding sequence ATGCTGCACTTCACCAGCGACCAGTGGATCCACTGGCTTAGTCTCTACTTCTGGCCGCTGCTGCGGGTGCTGGCGCTGATCTCAACGGCGCCTATTCTCAGTGAACGCTATATTCCAAAGCGGGTGAAGATTGGCCTCGGGTTTATGATTACGCTTATCATCGCCCCGTCGTTGCCCCCCGTTGAGGTGCCCATTTTTTCTGCCGGGGCGCTCTGGCTGGCGTTACAGCAAATTCTGATTGGCGTGGCCATCGGCTTTACGATGCAGTTTGCTTTCGCCGCGGTACGTACCGCAGGGGAAGTCATCGGGCTGCAGATGGGGCTCTCCTTCGCCACCTTCTTCGACCCCGGCAGCCATCTGAATATGCCGGTACTGGCCCGCATTATCGATATGCTGGCGATGCTGTTGTTCCTCACCTTTGACGGGCATCTGTGGCTCATCTCAATGCTGGTAGATACCTTCCATACGCTGCCAATTGGCGGTAACCCCGTTAACAGCAACGCCTTTATGGCGCTTACCCGCGCCGCCGGGATGATCTTCCTTAACGGTCTGATGCTGGCACTGCCCATCATTACGCTGCTGCTCACGCTTAACCTGGCGCTGGGTCTACTCAACCGTATGGCACCTCAGCTGTCAGTCTTTGTGATTGGTTTTCCGCTGACTTTGACGATTGGCATACTGCTTATTTCGCTGTTAATGCCATTTATTGCGCCATTCTGTGAACACTTATTTGGTGAAATATTCAATCTCTTAGCCGATATAGTAAGCGAAATGCCAGCAAATACTAACCCGTAA
- the rcsA gene encoding transcriptional regulator RcsA codes for MSTIIMDLCSYTRLGLTGYLASRGVKKREINDVHSVDELEAACDELKPGVVFINEDCFIHDPANSQQIKQIINQHPKTMFIVFMAIANIHFDEYLLVRQNLLISSKSIKPESLDELLGDYLNRAIKNVGTINLPTLSLSRTESSMLRMWMAGQGTIQISDQMNIKAKTVSSHKGNIKRKIKTHNKQVIYHVVRLTDNVTNGIFVNMR; via the coding sequence ATGTCAACGATCATTATGGATTTATGCAGTTACACCCGGCTAGGGTTAACCGGGTACCTGGCTAGCAGAGGGGTAAAAAAGAGAGAAATCAACGACGTACACTCCGTTGACGAACTTGAAGCCGCTTGTGATGAATTGAAGCCAGGTGTGGTGTTTATTAATGAGGACTGTTTCATACACGATCCCGCTAACAGTCAGCAAATAAAGCAAATCATTAATCAGCATCCGAAAACTATGTTTATAGTTTTTATGGCGATAGCCAATATTCACTTCGACGAATATTTGCTGGTACGTCAGAATCTTCTTATAAGCTCGAAATCCATTAAGCCAGAATCTCTGGATGAACTTCTTGGCGATTATTTGAATAGAGCGATTAAGAATGTAGGAACAATTAATTTACCGACTTTATCATTAAGCCGTACTGAATCAAGTATGTTAAGAATGTGGATGGCGGGTCAGGGAACCATTCAGATATCTGACCAAATGAATATCAAAGCTAAAACGGTATCGTCACATAAGGGTAATATTAAAAGGAAGATTAAGACGCATAATAAGCAAGTGATCTATCATGTGGTACGTTTAACCGACAACGTGACCAACGGAATTTTCGTCAATATGCGTTAA
- the dsrB gene encoding protein DsrB has product MKVNDRVTVKTDGGPRRPGVVLAVEPFNEGTMYLVSLEDYPLGIWFFNEMGHPDGIFVERDE; this is encoded by the coding sequence ATGAAGGTCAACGATCGGGTTACGGTAAAAACGGACGGTGGGCCGCGACGCCCGGGTGTGGTGCTGGCGGTAGAACCCTTTAATGAAGGGACAATGTATCTGGTCTCGCTGGAGGATTACCCGCTTGGTATCTGGTTCTTTAACGAGATGGGCCACCCTGACGGTATCTTTGTTGAACGCGATGAGTAA
- the yodD gene encoding YodD family peroxide/acid resistance protein translates to MKTAKEYSDTAKREVNIDVDALLAAINEISESEVSRIEGEPARVMVDGRDYHTYHELAEAFELDIHDFSVTEVNR, encoded by the coding sequence ATGAAGACCGCCAAAGAGTACAGCGATACTGCCAAGCGAGAAGTGAATATCGACGTCGATGCCCTGCTCGCCGCTATTAACGAGATCAGCGAAAGTGAGGTTAGCCGCATTGAGGGCGAGCCGGCACGGGTGATGGTGGATGGACGGGACTACCACACTTACCATGAACTGGCTGAAGCGTTCGAACTGGATATTCACGATTTTAGTGTGACGGAAGTGAACAGATAA
- a CDS encoding mannosyl-3-phosphoglycerate phosphatase-related protein, producing MPLLQDPLLIFSDLDGTLLDIHTYSWAPAADWLEKLQEHQIPVILYSSKTAAEMLAIQSDLGLDGLPFIAENGAVIQLDARWDDHPDAPRLINGAPHEEIVSVINQLRDQQGFKFTSFDDVEVKVVGEWTGLTRERATLARLHEASVTLIWRDSDERMAAFSEALDAVGLKFVQGARFWHILDARGGKDQALRWLAEQYRLREGVAPVTLGLGDGPNDAPLLDSVDYAVVVKGINRLGVPLQKDTPERVYHTRQEGPEGWREGLDHYFSS from the coding sequence ATGCCTTTACTTCAGGATCCCTTGCTGATTTTCTCCGATCTCGACGGCACCTTGCTGGACATTCATACCTACAGCTGGGCGCCTGCCGCCGACTGGCTTGAGAAGCTGCAAGAACATCAGATCCCGGTCATTCTGTACAGCAGTAAGACCGCTGCTGAGATGCTGGCGATTCAGAGCGATCTGGGGTTAGATGGCCTGCCGTTTATTGCTGAAAACGGTGCGGTGATACAGCTGGACGCACGCTGGGATGACCACCCCGATGCGCCAAGGTTAATTAACGGCGCCCCACACGAAGAGATCGTCAGCGTCATTAATCAACTGCGCGACCAGCAAGGATTCAAATTCACCAGTTTCGATGACGTTGAGGTCAAAGTCGTGGGTGAATGGACTGGCTTAACGCGGGAGAGAGCGACGCTGGCGCGCCTGCATGAGGCCTCAGTGACCCTGATTTGGCGCGACAGCGATGAGCGGATGGCGGCATTTAGCGAGGCGCTGGACGCGGTGGGATTAAAGTTTGTCCAGGGAGCCCGCTTCTGGCACATCCTGGATGCCCGTGGTGGAAAAGATCAGGCCCTGCGCTGGCTGGCCGAACAGTACCGTTTGCGCGAAGGGGTCGCCCCCGTCACGCTGGGCCTGGGCGATGGCCCGAACGATGCTCCGCTTCTCGACAGCGTGGATTACGCGGTGGTGGTGAAAGGGATCAACCGACTTGGCGTCCCTCTGCAAAAAGATACCCCTGAGCGGGTTTATCACACCCGTCAGGAGGGACCGGAGGGCTGGCGCGAAGGGCTGGATCACTACTTCTCGTCCTGA
- the dgcQ gene encoding cellulose biosynthesis regulator diguanylate cyclase DgcQ gives MQHENRVRKPPFFLRQRLHPGRIVTLCFVTVLIFSTLLTWREVVVLEDAYISSQRNHLETVANSLDRQLEYSVDKLLFFRNGMYDALHTPLISGLLRQSVARFSDISAQPSWQLTFDEHRTLPLNGVSDAFVMQTVSLRRDEMLIADELRAAFEAGYLMRITSPLAKLARRIMYVSRAGFYVSSNIADWGGAIPSRYYHLVTSPWYTQQSESSNRSRGVRWFTRPAQSWSGDEQTVTVSVPVDHQQYWYGVLAIDFTVTAVGQMLSEALDGYEDGEYQLYDNQLTLLVSSGKQAERISLFDERERAQLAFALEHDNEGGVRLGSRYLSWHRLNHFDGVLLRVHRLDEGLQGDFGRISVVLALLWLLFTAMLVGSWLVIRRMVSNMYSLQHTLQWQAWHDPLTRLHNRGALFEQAKTLAAGCQRQNQPFSVIQMDLDHFKSINDRYGHQAGDKVLIHTAGLIVSTLRESDVAGRVGGEEFCVVLPNTTLAQASQVAERIRARVNRREILVQKSQTVRISISIGVSCAGEKGNYEFEQLQSIADARLYQAKQRGRNRVISQDEK, from the coding sequence GTGCAGCATGAGAATAGGGTAAGAAAACCCCCGTTTTTCTTACGTCAGCGTCTACATCCTGGCCGGATTGTGACACTCTGTTTTGTTACCGTCCTGATCTTCTCCACACTCCTTACCTGGCGTGAAGTGGTGGTGCTGGAAGATGCCTACATCTCCAGCCAACGTAACCATCTGGAAACGGTGGCTAACTCGCTCGACAGGCAACTGGAATACAGCGTCGATAAACTCCTTTTCTTCCGTAATGGAATGTACGACGCGCTGCATACGCCGCTGATCTCAGGTTTGCTGCGTCAGAGCGTGGCGCGCTTTTCGGACATCAGCGCTCAGCCTTCATGGCAACTCACTTTCGATGAACACCGGACGCTGCCGCTCAACGGTGTTTCCGATGCGTTTGTGATGCAAACAGTCAGTCTGCGTCGCGATGAGATGCTTATTGCTGACGAGCTGAGGGCGGCTTTTGAGGCGGGGTATCTGATGCGAATCACCTCGCCGCTGGCAAAGCTTGCCAGGCGAATCATGTATGTCTCCCGCGCCGGGTTTTATGTCTCCAGTAATATTGCCGACTGGGGAGGCGCAATCCCGTCCCGTTACTATCATTTAGTGACCAGCCCCTGGTATACGCAGCAATCGGAATCCAGTAACCGCAGCCGTGGCGTACGCTGGTTCACCCGTCCCGCGCAATCCTGGTCCGGCGATGAACAGACGGTTACCGTCAGCGTGCCTGTCGATCATCAGCAGTACTGGTATGGCGTTCTGGCGATCGATTTTACCGTGACGGCCGTCGGGCAGATGCTAAGCGAAGCGCTGGACGGTTACGAAGATGGTGAATACCAGCTTTACGATAATCAGTTAACTTTGCTCGTCTCATCCGGAAAGCAGGCAGAGAGAATCAGCCTGTTTGATGAACGTGAGCGGGCGCAGCTTGCCTTTGCGCTAGAGCACGACAACGAAGGGGGCGTGCGACTGGGGAGTCGTTATCTGAGCTGGCATCGCCTGAATCACTTCGATGGTGTACTGCTGCGCGTGCATCGGCTGGACGAAGGTTTGCAGGGAGATTTTGGCCGTATCTCGGTGGTACTGGCGCTTCTCTGGCTATTATTTACGGCCATGCTGGTGGGATCATGGCTGGTAATTCGCCGTATGGTGAGCAATATGTACAGCCTGCAACACACCTTGCAGTGGCAGGCGTGGCATGATCCCCTGACGCGTCTGCATAACCGGGGTGCCCTCTTTGAGCAGGCCAAAACGCTGGCCGCCGGCTGTCAGAGACAGAATCAGCCCTTCTCGGTGATCCAGATGGATCTCGACCATTTCAAAAGTATTAACGACCGCTACGGGCATCAGGCCGGCGACAAAGTGCTGATCCATACCGCAGGGTTGATTGTCAGCACGCTCCGGGAGAGTGACGTGGCCGGCCGGGTAGGGGGTGAAGAGTTTTGCGTGGTATTACCCAATACTACGCTTGCGCAGGCATCTCAGGTGGCTGAGCGGATCCGGGCGCGGGTTAACCGTCGGGAGATTCTGGTGCAAAAGAGTCAGACGGTACGTATTAGCATCTCGATTGGGGTGAGCTGCGCCGGAGAAAAAGGCAATTACGAATTTGAACAATTGCAATCCATTGCCGATGCCCGGCTCTATCAGGCGAAACAGCGCGGGCGTAACCGGGTGATCAGTCAGGACGAGAAGTAG
- a CDS encoding YodC family protein: protein MVFLVSDEVKPKSGGPRMVVTGYSSGMVECRWYDGYGIKREAFREDELQHGDGYRSQDQA, encoded by the coding sequence ATGGTCTTTCTGGTCAGCGATGAAGTTAAGCCTAAAAGCGGCGGTCCGCGTATGGTCGTGACCGGCTATTCCAGCGGCATGGTGGAGTGTCGTTGGTATGATGGTTATGGCATCAAGCGGGAGGCGTTTCGTGAAGACGAACTCCAGCATGGTGACGGCTACCGCAGCCAGGATCAGGCTTAG